The following proteins are encoded in a genomic region of Brachypodium distachyon strain Bd21 chromosome 1, Brachypodium_distachyon_v3.0, whole genome shotgun sequence:
- the LOC100838040 gene encoding B3 domain-containing protein Os03g0619600 isoform X2, giving the protein MSNTCECCKKCGKAKRFVRRMDKNSRHSMVIPERFVNHFTRRMPGNIKLEAPDGNVYDVGVTKHRNRTIFQSGWETFLDANNIVHNNSLMFRYLGGSYFKVALFDSSGCEKVVPCPRIKSIGQEPITSSVGMSSSSSYHNTQLSVSRSDGCHSGRRGNGAKRAKTYAASSPSEDLSGEDNPYEHDSSESDDHIVPKPLYILSVQCYLTEEQVARIVTLVDEIQPDMPLLVTLIRKPNVKPYPDLVIPKDYATAYFPHRSQIITFQLAGQTKTWHCKFRARPDGGRCNLYGCYFVRDNHLLQGDLCLFQPMTNDEGTTFTVMTHVLPKASIDHPSDIIPSSASTKMTSQVCVKEEQSDASRRPVGCESGSSSHSRNTTNKTVISSPSEESDDVCTPPGHDYVLSRWSYLAEAQKEKVVMLIRKVQPRSRVFVAIMRKSNVQPLYPCLIICKEYATVYFPRESASVTLQRPGKSKKWHPRFYKRKDGSMHKIRGQWSDFVCDNRVEEGDICIFVPAKGGRRSTFTVHLLRVENDMHAGPSDEQEKPYILSQTSSLSPLQQSLVEDKTQAIQSEAPLYVAIMNNTSVGVNQRYTMEFGAQFAAVYLPKGGQTMLLQHTGKIWHTKMRVRHGTRWVLGEGWRKFVIDNRLQVGDICLFELKKNRRKLTMVVHIIFSHQC; this is encoded by the exons ATGAGTAATACTTGCGAGTGCTGCAAGAAATGTGGGAAGGCCAAGCGTTTCGTCAGGCGGATGGACAAAAATTCAAGGCATAGCATG GTCATACCAGAGAGGTTTGTGAACCATTTCACAAGGAGGATGCCAGGAAATATCAAACTGGAAGCCCCTGATGGTAATGTGTATGATGTTGGAGTTACCAAGCACAGGAATAGAACAATCTTCCAATCTGGATGGGAGACGTTTCTTGATGCCAATAACATAGTACATAACAACTCGTTGATGTTCCGATACCTTGGGGGTTCTTACTTCAAGGTTGCACTCTTTGATTCTAGTGGTTGCGAGAAAGTGGTGCCCTGTCCTCGCATAAAGAGCATTGGTCAAGAACCAATCACAAGTTCTGTAGGCATGTCAAGCAGTTCCAGCTACCATAATACTCAGTTGTCAGTAAGTCGATCAGATGGATGCCATAGTGGAAGACGAGGCAATGGTGCAAAACGAGCAAAGACATATGCAGCATCCTCTCCATCTGAGGATTTGTCAG GAGAAGATAATCCTTATGAGCATGACTCATCCGAGTCGGATGATCACATAGTCCCAAAGCCTCTTTATATCTTATCAGTGCAATGCTATTTAACAGAAGAGCAGGTGGCACGAATAGTTACACTTGTCGACGAAATTCAACCTGACATGCCTCTGCTTGTTACTTTGATTAGGAAGCCCAACGTGAAACCATATCCTGACCTG GTTATTCCTAAGGATTATGCAACCGCATACTTTCCACACAGAAGCCAAATCATCACATTCCAATTGGCTGGGCAGACAAAGACGTGGCACTGCAAATTCCGTGCCAGACCAGATGGAGGTCGGTGCAATCTTTATGGGTGTTATTTTGTCCGAGACAACCATTTACTGCAGGGAGATCTCTGCCTCTTTCAACCAATGACGAATGACGAGGGAACAACATTCACAGTGATGACCCATGTGCTTCCGAAAGCGAGTATTGATCACCCCTCAGATATAATTCCTAGTTCTGCAAGCACAAAGATGACCTCACAAGTGTGTGTTAAGGAGGAGCAGTCTGACG CGAGCAGAAGACCAGTTGGATGCGAAAGTGGAAGCTCAAGCCATAGTAGAAATACTACAAACAAGACTGTGATATCCTCTCCATCTGAGGAATCAG ATGATGTTTGCACACCTCCAGGGCATGATTATGTGTTGTCGCGTTGGAGTTATTTAGCTGAAGCACAAAAGGAGAAAGTGGTTATGCTTATCCGGAAAGTTCAACCCAGAAGTCGTGTATTCGTGGCTATTATGAGGAAGTCCAATGTTCAACCATTGTATCCCTGTCTG ATCATCTGCAAGGAATATGCAACTGTATACTTTCCCCGTGAAAGTGCCTCTGTCACACTTCAGAGGCCAGGCAAGAGCAAGAAGTGGCACCCCAGATTCTACAAGAGGAAGGATGGAAGTATGCACAAGATTAGGGGCCAGTGGTCAGACTTTGTGTGTGACAACCGCGTGGAGGAGGGAGATATCTGCATCTTCGTACCAGCGAAGGGTGGGAGAAGGTCCACATTTACCGTTCATCTACTTCGTGTGGAAAACGACATGCATGCAGGTCCTTCTGATGAGCAGGAGAAACCCTACATACTATCACAAACGAGCAGTCTATCACCATTGCAACAGAGCTTAGTTGAAGATAAAACGCAAGCCATCCAATCGGAAGCACCCCTATATGTGGCAATCATGAACAACACAAGTGTTGGTGTCAATCAGCGTTACACCATG GAATTTGGTGCACAATTTGCTGCTGTATATTTGCCAAAGGGAGGGCAAACTATGTTGCTCCAGCATACGGGGAAGATATGGCACACTAAGATGCGTGTTCGGCACGGCACGAGGTGGGTTCTTGGTGAAGGTTGGCGCAAATTCGTCATTGACAACCGTCTGCAAGTCGGAGATATCTGTCTGTTCGAACTAAAGAAGAACCGGAGGAAACTTACAATGGTGGTCCATATCATTTTCAGTCATCAGTGTTAG
- the LOC100827346 gene encoding B3 domain-containing protein Os03g0620400 isoform X2 — MSKSCECCKRYWTHLHGKVKCFVGKMNRNSRHVMVIPESFVNYSPRKISGAIKLEAPNGSVYDVGITEHQNKTLLRSGWEAFVDANHIVENDLLMFQYRGNSRFKVIVFDSSGCEKVVSCAHIESNISDQEPSTNSTDMSSSSSDHNIQSSACGRSDGGQSGSSGHCRKRARKDAISSPSKDLSGEESPCEHESSESDDDTLSKSYVLSGQCYLTKEQDAEIVALVQEIQPERPPLVAMMKPNMKPYPDLVIPKDYALAHFPHKNQTITLQIPGQTKKWHCQFRVRSDGGRCNLFGCDFAGDNHLLEGDLCLFQPTTRANGRTFKVAVHLLRKAREATLYSEHGFSENSLEHDGSESSELPYMMPMGPRLTKSQEKKVLEKLGTIRSELPIYVAVMKKTNLTGQSFASSLTFGKQYSATYLRKGSRNLVLQRKGKSQTWHAEMRDRDGGGLRIFGGWTSFACDNRLREGDLCLFQLMKHKEQLTMIVDIILREHC; from the exons ATGAGCAAATCTTGTGAGTGCTGCAAGAGATACTGGACTCATTTACATGGCAAGGTCAAGTGTTTCGTTGGCAAGATGAACAGGAATTCTAGACATGTCATG GTCATACCAGAGAGCTTTGTGAACTACTCCCCACGGAAGATCTCAGGAGCCATCAAACTAGAAGCGCCTAATGGTAGTGTATACGATGTTGGAATTACTGAGCACCAGAATAAAACGTTACTCAGATCTGGATGGGAGGCGTTTGTCGATGCCAATCACATAGTAGAGAATGACTTATTGATGTTCCAATACCGTGGAAATTCTCGCTTTAAGGTTATTGTCTTTGATTCTAGTGGTTGTGAGAAAGTGGTGTCATGTGCTCACATAGAGAGCAATATTAGTGATCAAGAACCAAGCACAAATTCTACAGACATGTCAAGCAGTTCCAGTGATCACAATATTCAGTCGTCAGCATGTGGAAGATCAGATGGAGGCCAGAGTGGAAGCTCAGGCCATTGTAGAAAACGTGCAAGGAAAGATGCGATATCTTCTCCATCTAAGGATTTGTCAG GAGAAGAAAGTCCTTGTGAGCATGAGTCTTCTGAGTCAGACGATGACACACTCTCAAAGTCTTATGTCTTATCAGGCCAGTGCTATTTAACAAAAGAGCAGGATGCAGAAATAGTTGCACTTGTCCAGGAAATTCAACCTGAAAGGCCTCCTCTTGTGGCTATGATGAAGCCCAATATGAAACCATATCCTGACCTG GTGATTCCTAAGGATTATGCACTCGCACACTTTCCACACAAAAATCAGACAATCACACTCCAGATTCCTGGACAGACCAAGAAGTGGCACTGTCAGTTCCGTGTCAGATCTGATGGAGGTCGTTGCAATCTTTTTGGTTGTGACTTCGCAGGTGACAACCATTTACTAGAGGGCGATCTGTGCCTCTTTCAACCGACAACACGAGCCAATGGAAGAACATTCAAAGTGGCAGTCCATCTGCTCCGCAAAGCGA GAGAAGCAACCTTATATTCGGAACATGGATTTAGTGAGAATTCTCTCGAGCATGATGGTTCAGAAAGCTCTGAGCTCCCCTACATGATGCCAATGGGTCCCCGTCTAACAAAATCGCAGGAGAAGAAAGTTTTGGAGAAACTTGGAACAATTCGGTCAGAATTGCCCATTTACGTCGCAGTCATGAAGAAGACCAATCTCACTGGCCAGAGCTTTGCCTCGTCGCTA ACCTTTGGCAAGCAATACTCTGCTACATACCTTCGAAAGGGGAGCCGTAATTTAGTACTTCAGCGCAAGGGGAAGAGCCAGACATGGCATGCTGAGATGCGTGacagggacggcggcggcttgcgGATATTTGGAGGCTGGACTTCTTTCGCTTGCGACAACCGCCTGCGGGAGGGGGACCTCTGCCTCTTCCAGCTGATGAAACACAAGGAGCAACTGACGATGATAGTCGACATCATTCTCCGCGAGCATTGTTAG
- the LOC100838040 gene encoding B3 domain-containing protein Os03g0619600 isoform X3, whose protein sequence is MSNTCECCKKCGKAKRFVRRMDKNSRHSMVIPERFVNHFTRRMPGNIKLEAPDGNVYDVGVTKHRNRTIFQSGWETFLDANNIVHNNSLMFRYLGGSYFKVALFDSSGCEKVVPCPRIKSIGQEPITSSVGMSSSSSYHNTQLSVSRSDGCHSGRRGNGAKRAKTYAASSPSEDLSGEDNPYEHDSSESDDHIVPKPLYILSVQCYLTEEQVARIVTLVDEIQPDMPLLVTLIRKPNVKPYPDLVIPKDYATAYFPHRSQIITFQLAGQTKTWHCKFRARPDGGRCNLYGCYFVRDNHLLQGDLCLFQPMTNDEGTTFTVMTHVLPKASIDHPSDIIPSSASTKMTSQVCVKEEQSDASRRPVGCESGSSSHSRNTTNKTVISSPSEESGHDYVLSRWSYLAEAQKEKVVMLIRKVQPRSRVFVAIMRKSNVQPLYPCLIICKEYATVYFPRESASVTLQRPGKSKKWHPRFYKRKDGSMHKIRGQWSDFVCDNRVEEGDICIFVPAKGGRRSTFTVHLLRVENDMHAGPSDEQEKPYILSQTSSLSPLQQSLVEDKTQAIQSEAPLYVAIMNNTSVGVNQRYTMEFGAQFAAVYLPKGGQTMLLQHTGKIWHTKMRVRHGTRWVLGEGWRKFVIDNRLQVGDICLFELKKNRRKLTMVVHIIFSHQC, encoded by the exons ATGAGTAATACTTGCGAGTGCTGCAAGAAATGTGGGAAGGCCAAGCGTTTCGTCAGGCGGATGGACAAAAATTCAAGGCATAGCATG GTCATACCAGAGAGGTTTGTGAACCATTTCACAAGGAGGATGCCAGGAAATATCAAACTGGAAGCCCCTGATGGTAATGTGTATGATGTTGGAGTTACCAAGCACAGGAATAGAACAATCTTCCAATCTGGATGGGAGACGTTTCTTGATGCCAATAACATAGTACATAACAACTCGTTGATGTTCCGATACCTTGGGGGTTCTTACTTCAAGGTTGCACTCTTTGATTCTAGTGGTTGCGAGAAAGTGGTGCCCTGTCCTCGCATAAAGAGCATTGGTCAAGAACCAATCACAAGTTCTGTAGGCATGTCAAGCAGTTCCAGCTACCATAATACTCAGTTGTCAGTAAGTCGATCAGATGGATGCCATAGTGGAAGACGAGGCAATGGTGCAAAACGAGCAAAGACATATGCAGCATCCTCTCCATCTGAGGATTTGTCAG GAGAAGATAATCCTTATGAGCATGACTCATCCGAGTCGGATGATCACATAGTCCCAAAGCCTCTTTATATCTTATCAGTGCAATGCTATTTAACAGAAGAGCAGGTGGCACGAATAGTTACACTTGTCGACGAAATTCAACCTGACATGCCTCTGCTTGTTACTTTGATTAGGAAGCCCAACGTGAAACCATATCCTGACCTG GTTATTCCTAAGGATTATGCAACCGCATACTTTCCACACAGAAGCCAAATCATCACATTCCAATTGGCTGGGCAGACAAAGACGTGGCACTGCAAATTCCGTGCCAGACCAGATGGAGGTCGGTGCAATCTTTATGGGTGTTATTTTGTCCGAGACAACCATTTACTGCAGGGAGATCTCTGCCTCTTTCAACCAATGACGAATGACGAGGGAACAACATTCACAGTGATGACCCATGTGCTTCCGAAAGCGAGTATTGATCACCCCTCAGATATAATTCCTAGTTCTGCAAGCACAAAGATGACCTCACAAGTGTGTGTTAAGGAGGAGCAGTCTGACG CGAGCAGAAGACCAGTTGGATGCGAAAGTGGAAGCTCAAGCCATAGTAGAAATACTACAAACAAGACTGTGATATCCTCTCCATCTGAGGAATCAG GGCATGATTATGTGTTGTCGCGTTGGAGTTATTTAGCTGAAGCACAAAAGGAGAAAGTGGTTATGCTTATCCGGAAAGTTCAACCCAGAAGTCGTGTATTCGTGGCTATTATGAGGAAGTCCAATGTTCAACCATTGTATCCCTGTCTG ATCATCTGCAAGGAATATGCAACTGTATACTTTCCCCGTGAAAGTGCCTCTGTCACACTTCAGAGGCCAGGCAAGAGCAAGAAGTGGCACCCCAGATTCTACAAGAGGAAGGATGGAAGTATGCACAAGATTAGGGGCCAGTGGTCAGACTTTGTGTGTGACAACCGCGTGGAGGAGGGAGATATCTGCATCTTCGTACCAGCGAAGGGTGGGAGAAGGTCCACATTTACCGTTCATCTACTTCGTGTGGAAAACGACATGCATGCAGGTCCTTCTGATGAGCAGGAGAAACCCTACATACTATCACAAACGAGCAGTCTATCACCATTGCAACAGAGCTTAGTTGAAGATAAAACGCAAGCCATCCAATCGGAAGCACCCCTATATGTGGCAATCATGAACAACACAAGTGTTGGTGTCAATCAGCGTTACACCATG GAATTTGGTGCACAATTTGCTGCTGTATATTTGCCAAAGGGAGGGCAAACTATGTTGCTCCAGCATACGGGGAAGATATGGCACACTAAGATGCGTGTTCGGCACGGCACGAGGTGGGTTCTTGGTGAAGGTTGGCGCAAATTCGTCATTGACAACCGTCTGCAAGTCGGAGATATCTGTCTGTTCGAACTAAAGAAGAACCGGAGGAAACTTACAATGGTGGTCCATATCATTTTCAGTCATCAGTGTTAG
- the LOC100838040 gene encoding B3 domain-containing protein Os03g0620400 isoform X1 yields the protein MSNTCECCKKCGKAKRFVRRMDKNSRHSMVIPERFVNHFTRRMPGNIKLEAPDGNVYDVGVTKHRNRTIFQSGWETFLDANNIVHNNSLMFRYLGGSYFKVALFDSSGCEKVVPCPRIKSIGQEPITSSVGMSSSSSYHNTQLSVSRSDGCHSGRRGNGAKRAKTYAASSPSEDLSGEDNPYEHDSSESDDHIVPKPLYILSVQCYLTEEQVARIVTLVDEIQPDMPLLVTLIRKPNVKPYPDLVIPKDYATAYFPHRSQIITFQLAGQTKTWHCKFRARPDGGRCNLYGCYFVRDNHLLQGDLCLFQPMTNDEGTTFTVMTHVLPKASIDHPSDIIPSSASTKMTSQVCVKEEQSDASRRPVGCESGSSSHSRNTTNKTVISSPSEESGEDNPSGCNFFDSDDVCTPPGHDYVLSRWSYLAEAQKEKVVMLIRKVQPRSRVFVAIMRKSNVQPLYPCLIICKEYATVYFPRESASVTLQRPGKSKKWHPRFYKRKDGSMHKIRGQWSDFVCDNRVEEGDICIFVPAKGGRRSTFTVHLLRVENDMHAGPSDEQEKPYILSQTSSLSPLQQSLVEDKTQAIQSEAPLYVAIMNNTSVGVNQRYTMEFGAQFAAVYLPKGGQTMLLQHTGKIWHTKMRVRHGTRWVLGEGWRKFVIDNRLQVGDICLFELKKNRRKLTMVVHIIFSHQC from the exons ATGAGTAATACTTGCGAGTGCTGCAAGAAATGTGGGAAGGCCAAGCGTTTCGTCAGGCGGATGGACAAAAATTCAAGGCATAGCATG GTCATACCAGAGAGGTTTGTGAACCATTTCACAAGGAGGATGCCAGGAAATATCAAACTGGAAGCCCCTGATGGTAATGTGTATGATGTTGGAGTTACCAAGCACAGGAATAGAACAATCTTCCAATCTGGATGGGAGACGTTTCTTGATGCCAATAACATAGTACATAACAACTCGTTGATGTTCCGATACCTTGGGGGTTCTTACTTCAAGGTTGCACTCTTTGATTCTAGTGGTTGCGAGAAAGTGGTGCCCTGTCCTCGCATAAAGAGCATTGGTCAAGAACCAATCACAAGTTCTGTAGGCATGTCAAGCAGTTCCAGCTACCATAATACTCAGTTGTCAGTAAGTCGATCAGATGGATGCCATAGTGGAAGACGAGGCAATGGTGCAAAACGAGCAAAGACATATGCAGCATCCTCTCCATCTGAGGATTTGTCAG GAGAAGATAATCCTTATGAGCATGACTCATCCGAGTCGGATGATCACATAGTCCCAAAGCCTCTTTATATCTTATCAGTGCAATGCTATTTAACAGAAGAGCAGGTGGCACGAATAGTTACACTTGTCGACGAAATTCAACCTGACATGCCTCTGCTTGTTACTTTGATTAGGAAGCCCAACGTGAAACCATATCCTGACCTG GTTATTCCTAAGGATTATGCAACCGCATACTTTCCACACAGAAGCCAAATCATCACATTCCAATTGGCTGGGCAGACAAAGACGTGGCACTGCAAATTCCGTGCCAGACCAGATGGAGGTCGGTGCAATCTTTATGGGTGTTATTTTGTCCGAGACAACCATTTACTGCAGGGAGATCTCTGCCTCTTTCAACCAATGACGAATGACGAGGGAACAACATTCACAGTGATGACCCATGTGCTTCCGAAAGCGAGTATTGATCACCCCTCAGATATAATTCCTAGTTCTGCAAGCACAAAGATGACCTCACAAGTGTGTGTTAAGGAGGAGCAGTCTGACG CGAGCAGAAGACCAGTTGGATGCGAAAGTGGAAGCTCAAGCCATAGTAGAAATACTACAAACAAGACTGTGATATCCTCTCCATCTGAGGAATCAG GAGAAGATAATCCTTCaggatgcaatttttttgattCAGATGATGTTTGCACACCTCCAGGGCATGATTATGTGTTGTCGCGTTGGAGTTATTTAGCTGAAGCACAAAAGGAGAAAGTGGTTATGCTTATCCGGAAAGTTCAACCCAGAAGTCGTGTATTCGTGGCTATTATGAGGAAGTCCAATGTTCAACCATTGTATCCCTGTCTG ATCATCTGCAAGGAATATGCAACTGTATACTTTCCCCGTGAAAGTGCCTCTGTCACACTTCAGAGGCCAGGCAAGAGCAAGAAGTGGCACCCCAGATTCTACAAGAGGAAGGATGGAAGTATGCACAAGATTAGGGGCCAGTGGTCAGACTTTGTGTGTGACAACCGCGTGGAGGAGGGAGATATCTGCATCTTCGTACCAGCGAAGGGTGGGAGAAGGTCCACATTTACCGTTCATCTACTTCGTGTGGAAAACGACATGCATGCAGGTCCTTCTGATGAGCAGGAGAAACCCTACATACTATCACAAACGAGCAGTCTATCACCATTGCAACAGAGCTTAGTTGAAGATAAAACGCAAGCCATCCAATCGGAAGCACCCCTATATGTGGCAATCATGAACAACACAAGTGTTGGTGTCAATCAGCGTTACACCATG GAATTTGGTGCACAATTTGCTGCTGTATATTTGCCAAAGGGAGGGCAAACTATGTTGCTCCAGCATACGGGGAAGATATGGCACACTAAGATGCGTGTTCGGCACGGCACGAGGTGGGTTCTTGGTGAAGGTTGGCGCAAATTCGTCATTGACAACCGTCTGCAAGTCGGAGATATCTGTCTGTTCGAACTAAAGAAGAACCGGAGGAAACTTACAATGGTGGTCCATATCATTTTCAGTCATCAGTGTTAG
- the LOC100827346 gene encoding B3 domain-containing protein Os03g0619600 isoform X1, translating to MSKSCECCKRYWTHLHGKVKCFVGKMNRNSRHVMVIPESFVNYSPRKISGAIKLEAPNGSVYDVGITEHQNKTLLRSGWEAFVDANHIVENDLLMFQYRGNSRFKVIVFDSSGCEKVVSCAHIESNISDQEPSTNSTDMSSSSSDHNIQSSACGRSDGGQSGSSGHCRKRARKDAISSPSKDLSGEESPCEHESSESDDDTLSKSYVLSGQCYLTKEQDAEIVALVQEIQPERPPLVAMMKPNMKPYPDLVIPKDYALAHFPHKNQTITLQIPGQTKKWHCQFRVRSDGGRCNLFGCDFAGDNHLLEGDLCLFQPTTRANGRTFKVAVHLLRKASNDHTSRNLVIGSNRGLANSKLASTMRVKEEPDVGEATLYSEHGFSENSLEHDGSESSELPYMMPMGPRLTKSQEKKVLEKLGTIRSELPIYVAVMKKTNLTGQSFASSLTFGKQYSATYLRKGSRNLVLQRKGKSQTWHAEMRDRDGGGLRIFGGWTSFACDNRLREGDLCLFQLMKHKEQLTMIVDIILREHC from the exons ATGAGCAAATCTTGTGAGTGCTGCAAGAGATACTGGACTCATTTACATGGCAAGGTCAAGTGTTTCGTTGGCAAGATGAACAGGAATTCTAGACATGTCATG GTCATACCAGAGAGCTTTGTGAACTACTCCCCACGGAAGATCTCAGGAGCCATCAAACTAGAAGCGCCTAATGGTAGTGTATACGATGTTGGAATTACTGAGCACCAGAATAAAACGTTACTCAGATCTGGATGGGAGGCGTTTGTCGATGCCAATCACATAGTAGAGAATGACTTATTGATGTTCCAATACCGTGGAAATTCTCGCTTTAAGGTTATTGTCTTTGATTCTAGTGGTTGTGAGAAAGTGGTGTCATGTGCTCACATAGAGAGCAATATTAGTGATCAAGAACCAAGCACAAATTCTACAGACATGTCAAGCAGTTCCAGTGATCACAATATTCAGTCGTCAGCATGTGGAAGATCAGATGGAGGCCAGAGTGGAAGCTCAGGCCATTGTAGAAAACGTGCAAGGAAAGATGCGATATCTTCTCCATCTAAGGATTTGTCAG GAGAAGAAAGTCCTTGTGAGCATGAGTCTTCTGAGTCAGACGATGACACACTCTCAAAGTCTTATGTCTTATCAGGCCAGTGCTATTTAACAAAAGAGCAGGATGCAGAAATAGTTGCACTTGTCCAGGAAATTCAACCTGAAAGGCCTCCTCTTGTGGCTATGATGAAGCCCAATATGAAACCATATCCTGACCTG GTGATTCCTAAGGATTATGCACTCGCACACTTTCCACACAAAAATCAGACAATCACACTCCAGATTCCTGGACAGACCAAGAAGTGGCACTGTCAGTTCCGTGTCAGATCTGATGGAGGTCGTTGCAATCTTTTTGGTTGTGACTTCGCAGGTGACAACCATTTACTAGAGGGCGATCTGTGCCTCTTTCAACCGACAACACGAGCCAATGGAAGAACATTCAAAGTGGCAGTCCATCTGCTCCGCAAAGCGAGTAATGATCACACCTCTAGAAATCTTGTTATTGGCTCAAACCGTGGTTTGGCAAACTCAAAGTTGGCTTCAACCATGCGTGTTAAGGAGGAACCGGATGTCG GAGAAGCAACCTTATATTCGGAACATGGATTTAGTGAGAATTCTCTCGAGCATGATGGTTCAGAAAGCTCTGAGCTCCCCTACATGATGCCAATGGGTCCCCGTCTAACAAAATCGCAGGAGAAGAAAGTTTTGGAGAAACTTGGAACAATTCGGTCAGAATTGCCCATTTACGTCGCAGTCATGAAGAAGACCAATCTCACTGGCCAGAGCTTTGCCTCGTCGCTA ACCTTTGGCAAGCAATACTCTGCTACATACCTTCGAAAGGGGAGCCGTAATTTAGTACTTCAGCGCAAGGGGAAGAGCCAGACATGGCATGCTGAGATGCGTGacagggacggcggcggcttgcgGATATTTGGAGGCTGGACTTCTTTCGCTTGCGACAACCGCCTGCGGGAGGGGGACCTCTGCCTCTTCCAGCTGATGAAACACAAGGAGCAACTGACGATGATAGTCGACATCATTCTCCGCGAGCATTGTTAG
- the LOC100837733 gene encoding uncharacterized protein LOC100837733 has product MAPSSASSWLAGLQQQSVVGNSAQGPCWAPPADIGGSASPWYTTGNIDNCAWLNNSNDPIQSNYKKNDQYWKDVAAVYNSTTPKNRARLVKQVKDRFARVKKRVAWFCASWKEANALYASGESDVDLKERAMRTYETDHKEDGPFMFEHCWEFLKKEPKWDAYLERLEDLELDKRKFSVDDEVGQHFTLDDARDERPPGGKQAKEQRKRKIKDQDCIVDLEVELTKFVDAQNAANEGRKEMLETQRRVSSENLEARKLVCLAAKDHKESVMLETYRSLMMQDTSGMPEDVRSEHVLALKCFREKLFGKTD; this is encoded by the exons ATGGCGCCCTCCTCTGCATCAAGTTGGCTCGCCGGGCTGCAGCAACAGAGTGTAGTAGGAAATTCGGCTCAAGGCCCTTGCTGGGCACCACCTGCCGACATTGGTGGTTCTGCATCTCCTTGGTACACGACAGGGAATATTGACAACTG TGCTTGGTTGAATAATTCAAATGATCCAATCCAATCAAATTACAAGAAGAACGACCAGTATTGGAAAGATGTTGCTGCTGTTTACAACAGTACCACCCCAAAAAACAGGGCAAGGCTAGTCAAGCAAGTGAAGGATCGCTTTGCGAGAGTTAAGAAAAGGGTTGCATGGTTTTGTGCGAGCTGGAAGGAGGCTAATGCTTTGTATGCCAGTGGTGAGTCTGATGTGGATTTAAAGGAGAGGGCAATGAGAACTTATGAGACAGACCATAAAGAAGATGGTCCATTTATGTTTGAGCATTGTTGGGAGTTTCTCAAAAAGGAACCAAAATGGGATGCCTATTTGGAACGCCTAGAAGATCTAGAGCTGGACAAGAGGAAGTTTAGTGTTGATGATGAAGTGGGGCAGCATTTCACTCTAGATGATGCTCGTGATGAACGGCCACCAGGTGGCAAGCAAGCTAAGGAGCAGCGAAAACGCAAAATAAAGGATCAGGATTGTATTGTAGATCTTGAAGTTGAGCTTACCAAGTTTGTAGATGCTCAGAATGCAGCAAATGAAGGCCGCAAAGAGATGCTAGAAACACAAAGGCGTGTGTCTAGTGAGAATCTTGAAGCTCGGAAGCTTGTGTGCCTTGCAGCAAAAGATCACAAGGAGTCAGTCATGCTAGAAACGTACCGATCGTTGATGATGCAAGACACAAGTGGGATGCCCGAAGATGTGAGATCCGAGCACGTGTTGGCACTGAAGTGTTTTAGGGAGAAGTTATTTGGCAAAACTGATTGA